The following are encoded together in the Rhinopithecus roxellana isolate Shanxi Qingling chromosome 5, ASM756505v1, whole genome shotgun sequence genome:
- the ACOT6 gene encoding putative acyl-coenzyme A thioesterase 6 isoform X1: MAATLILEPADRCCWDEPVRIAVRGLAPEQRVTLRTSLHDEKGALFRAHARYRADARGELDLERAPSLGGSFAGLEPMGLLWALKPEKALVRLVKRDVRTPFAVELEVLDGHDPEPGRLLCRAQNKRDFLQPGVRREPVRAGRVRAALFLPPGKGPFPGVIDLFGSGGGLCEYRASLLAGHGFAVLALAYFRFEDLPEDLNDVRLEYFEEAADFMLQHPEVKGPSIGLLGFSKGGDLCLSMASFLKGITATVLINACVANTVTPLHYKDMIIPKLVDDLGKVKITKSGFLTFMDTWSNPLEERNHQSLIPLEKAQGPFLFIVGMDDQNWKSEFYAQIASERLQAHGKERPQIICYPETGHCIDPPYFPPSRASVHAVLGEAIFYGGEPKAHSKAQVDAWQQIQTFFRKHLNGKKCVKHSKI; the protein is encoded by the exons ATGGCAGCGACGCTGATCCTGGAGCCCGCGGACCGCTGCTGCTGGGACGAGCCCGTGCGCATCGCCGTGCGCGGCCTGGCCCCGGAACAGCGGGTCACGCTGCGCACGTCCCTGCACGACGAGAAGGGCGCGCTCTTCCGGGCCCACGCGCGCTACCGCGCCGACGCCCGCGGCGAGCTGGACCTGGAGCGCGCGCCCTCGCTGGGCGGCAGCTTCGCGGGGCTCGAGCCCATGGGGCTGCTCTGGGCGTTGAAGCCCGAGAAAGCCTTGGTGCGGCTGGTGAAGCGCGACGTGCGGACGCCCTTCGCCGTGGAGCTGGAAGTGCTGGACGGTCACGACCCTGAGCCCGGGCGGCTGCTGTGCCGGGCGCAGAACAAGCGCGACTTCCTCCAGCCGGGGGTGCGGCGCGAGCCGGTGCGCGCGGGCCGGGTGCGCGCCGCGCTCTTCCTGCCGCCGG GCAAGGGGCCCTTTCCTGGGGTCATTGATCTGTTTGGGAGTGGCGGTGGCCTTTGTGAATACAGGGCCAGCCTCCTGGCTGGACACGGTTTTGCTGTGCTTGCCCTGGCTTATTTCAGATTTGAAGACCTCCCTGAAGATCTGAATGATGTACGTCTGGAGTACTTTGAAGAAGCCGCGGACTTTATGCTGCAGCATCCAGAG GTGAAAGGTCCTAGTATTGGGCTTCTTGGATTTTCCAAAGGAGGTGACCTGTGTCTCTCAATGGCTTCTTTCTTGAAGGGCATCACAGCCACTGTACTTATCAATGCCTGTGTAGCCAACACAGTAACTCCTCTACATTACAAGGATATGATTATTCCTAAACTTGTCGATGATCTAGGAAAAGTAAAAATCACTAAGTCAGGATTTCTCACTTTTATGGACACTTGGAGCAATCCACTGGAGGAACGCAATCACCAAAGTCTTATTCCATTGGAAAAGGCCCAGGGGCCCTTCTTGTTTATTGTTGGCATGgatgatcaaaactggaagagtGAATTCTATGCTCAGATAGCCTCTGAAAGGCTACAAGCTCATGGGAAAGAAAGACCCCAGATAATCTGTTACCCAGAAACAGGTCACTGTATTGACCCACCTTATTTTCCTCCTTCTAGAGCCTCTGTGCATGCTGTTTTGGGTGAGGCAATATTCTATGGAGGTGAGCCAAAGGCTCACTCAAAGGCACAGGTAGATGCCTGGCAGCAAATTCAAACTTTCTTCCGTAAACATCTCAATGGTAAAAAATGTGTCAAGCACAGCAAAATATAA
- the ACOT6 gene encoding putative acyl-coenzyme A thioesterase 6 isoform X2: MLQHPEVKGPSIGLLGFSKGGDLCLSMASFLKGITATVLINACVANTVTPLHYKDMIIPKLVDDLGKVKITKSGFLTFMDTWSNPLEERNHQSLIPLEKAQGPFLFIVGMDDQNWKSEFYAQIASERLQAHGKERPQIICYPETGHCIDPPYFPPSRASVHAVLGEAIFYGGEPKAHSKAQVDAWQQIQTFFRKHLNGKKCVKHSKI; this comes from the exons ATGCTGCAGCATCCAGAG GTGAAAGGTCCTAGTATTGGGCTTCTTGGATTTTCCAAAGGAGGTGACCTGTGTCTCTCAATGGCTTCTTTCTTGAAGGGCATCACAGCCACTGTACTTATCAATGCCTGTGTAGCCAACACAGTAACTCCTCTACATTACAAGGATATGATTATTCCTAAACTTGTCGATGATCTAGGAAAAGTAAAAATCACTAAGTCAGGATTTCTCACTTTTATGGACACTTGGAGCAATCCACTGGAGGAACGCAATCACCAAAGTCTTATTCCATTGGAAAAGGCCCAGGGGCCCTTCTTGTTTATTGTTGGCATGgatgatcaaaactggaagagtGAATTCTATGCTCAGATAGCCTCTGAAAGGCTACAAGCTCATGGGAAAGAAAGACCCCAGATAATCTGTTACCCAGAAACAGGTCACTGTATTGACCCACCTTATTTTCCTCCTTCTAGAGCCTCTGTGCATGCTGTTTTGGGTGAGGCAATATTCTATGGAGGTGAGCCAAAGGCTCACTCAAAGGCACAGGTAGATGCCTGGCAGCAAATTCAAACTTTCTTCCGTAAACATCTCAATGGTAAAAAATGTGTCAAGCACAGCAAAATATAA